The region AACGCGCGCGCGATTGCCGCACCCACCTCAACATAATGACCGGGCGCGAAATCGACGACCTTGTCGGGCCGGTCGCCACGCTCGGCGCGCAGCTCTGCGCCATAGGTGCGGGTGAAGCCGGTGCGCCAAGCCAACAGCGGATCGTTGGACGCGGTATCGGTCAACGGTGCAGCGTGGCGCAGCAGCGTGACGGGGGCATCGCACAAGGCCGCAAGCGCAGCATTGCGCATCGCACTATGCAGCGAGTCCCTGGGTTCCAGCAGCCCGGGCGTGTCGAGCACGACCATTTGCGTGTCATTTTCAGTTCGGATTCCAACGACTCGCTGCCGCGTGGACTGCGCTTTGGCGGATGTGATCGCGAGCTTCTGCCCGACGAGCCGGTTGAGCAGCGTGGATTTGCCGGCGTTGGGGAAGCCGGTACGGCCACGAAGCCTGCGCGCGTCGTAGGGATATCGGGCATGCTGTATTGTTTCGGGATTTGCCGGCAGTTGCCGGCGGAAGCGGCGGAAGGTAACGGGAACGACAAAGCCCCCGCCACTGTGTGACGGGGGCTTTGCAAAGGGTGCCGGCAACGGCCTACTCTCCCGCGATCTCTCGACCGGAGTACCATTGGCGCTGTCTGGCTTAACGACCGTGTTCGGGATGGGAACGGGTGTGGCCCAGACGCTCTAGTTGCCAGCGATTTTTCATGGCC is a window of Gemmatimonas sp. DNA encoding:
- a CDS encoding GTPase, which translates into the protein MQHARYPYDARRLRGRTGFPNAGKSTLLNRLVGQKLAITSAKAQSTRQRVVGIRTENDTQMVVLDTPGLLEPRDSLHSAMRNAALAALCDAPVTLLRHAAPLTDTASNDPLLAWRTGFTRTYGAELRAERGDRPDKVVDFAPGHYVEVGAAIARA